The following are from one region of the Synechococcus sp. CBW1108 genome:
- a CDS encoding DUF3598 family protein: MTSQWQNFLRNQGEWHGSFATINLAGEIEKEFASVLLLESAEEDRLVRFRLRRFGPDGKGTEPISDHQQDYRSLGRQAVFFANGTFCKGSLQLAPQTPFGAEYGFICANRRHRLVQLYDAAGRPSSLVLIREFRAGSGASERPPLAAEQLLGRWRGVRAMVSADWAEPELSDCSTSFADSDLEAAQLLPDGGYSRRPDQVSHREAFSVEAGWLSGPDRLERLVRYYDASGAWLSACHEQLKRHGG; the protein is encoded by the coding sequence ATGACCAGCCAATGGCAGAATTTTCTGCGCAACCAGGGCGAGTGGCACGGATCCTTCGCCACCATCAACCTGGCTGGGGAAATCGAGAAGGAATTTGCCTCGGTGCTCTTGCTTGAGAGCGCAGAAGAAGATCGGCTGGTTCGCTTTCGCTTGCGCCGCTTTGGCCCTGATGGCAAAGGCACTGAGCCGATCAGTGATCACCAGCAGGACTACCGCAGCCTTGGACGCCAGGCGGTGTTCTTTGCCAACGGGACCTTCTGCAAGGGCTCACTGCAACTGGCACCCCAAACCCCATTCGGAGCTGAATACGGCTTTATCTGCGCCAACCGCCGTCATCGTCTGGTGCAGCTGTATGACGCCGCCGGCCGCCCCAGCAGCCTGGTGCTGATTCGGGAATTTCGTGCCGGTAGCGGGGCCAGTGAGCGGCCGCCACTTGCAGCCGAACAACTACTAGGCCGCTGGCGGGGAGTTCGGGCCATGGTTTCAGCCGACTGGGCCGAACCCGAGCTCAGCGACTGCAGCACCAGTTTTGCTGACAGCGATCTTGAAGCTGCGCAACTGTTGCCCGATGGTGGCTACAGCCGCCGTCCAGATCAGGTGAGTCACCGCGAGGCCTTCAGCGTGGAGGCCGGCTGGCTGAGCGGTCCCGATCGGCTGGAGCGCCTGGTTCGGTATTACGACGCCAGTGGGGCCTGGCTATCTGCCTGCCATGAGCAGCTCAAACGCCATGGGGGGTGA
- the csaB gene encoding polysaccharide pyruvyl transferase CsaB, with translation MRETRQEGEKARRQLLLVGYYGEHNLGDDALLEVLLGHMPAGFTATVTAYDTDLVRQRFRVDTVQRRSLAQVLKALNRCDGLVLGGGSLLQDSTSFRSLLYYAALIFAARLEAKPVLLWGQGLGPLRRRPSRILVGHLLSLVTAVSWRDQESAALARKLGRDGPVGSDPVWALPAQPWRGSGGPLVLCLRPTKELQGSTWRPYLQALDQLARLQDREVIWLPFHAAQDRGLLEQLDQQQLLPAGLAGRSREVLAERPSEAMAVASGAGLVVAMRLHGLILAALAGAPCAALSYDPKVQAAADGLGCPCHSLDAMAAPAELLAAWSGALDSPPAVARLAALRQQTEVHRQQLHDLANQIAAR, from the coding sequence GTGCGCGAGACCAGACAGGAGGGGGAAAAGGCCAGGCGGCAGCTCTTGCTGGTTGGCTATTACGGTGAGCACAACCTCGGTGATGACGCCCTGCTGGAAGTGCTGCTCGGCCACATGCCAGCGGGGTTTACGGCGACGGTCACCGCCTATGACACCGACCTGGTGCGGCAACGCTTCCGGGTGGATACGGTGCAGCGCCGCAGCCTGGCCCAGGTGCTGAAGGCCCTCAATCGCTGTGATGGGCTGGTACTGGGTGGCGGCAGCCTGCTGCAGGATTCCACCAGCTTCCGCAGCCTGCTTTACTACGCGGCCCTGATCTTTGCCGCCCGACTCGAGGCCAAGCCCGTCTTGCTCTGGGGCCAGGGATTGGGGCCACTGCGGCGGCGGCCCAGCCGGATCCTGGTTGGGCACCTGCTCAGCCTGGTCACGGCGGTGAGTTGGCGTGACCAGGAGTCGGCGGCTCTGGCCAGAAAGCTTGGCCGTGATGGCCCGGTGGGCAGCGATCCGGTTTGGGCCCTACCGGCCCAGCCTTGGCGTGGCAGCGGAGGCCCCCTGGTGCTCTGCCTACGTCCTACCAAAGAGCTGCAGGGATCGACCTGGCGCCCCTATCTCCAGGCTCTCGACCAACTGGCCCGCCTGCAGGACCGCGAGGTGATCTGGCTGCCCTTCCACGCCGCCCAGGACAGGGGCCTGCTGGAGCAGCTTGACCAGCAGCAGCTGTTGCCTGCGGGCCTGGCTGGCCGCAGCCGGGAGGTGCTGGCAGAGCGGCCCAGCGAAGCGATGGCGGTGGCCAGCGGCGCCGGGCTGGTGGTGGCCATGCGGCTCCATGGCCTCATCTTGGCTGCCCTCGCCGGAGCACCCTGTGCTGCCCTCAGCTACGACCCCAAGGTGCAAGCTGCCGCAGACGGCCTGGGCTGCCCCTGCCACAGCCTCGATGCGATGGCGGCCCCGGCCGAGCTGCTGGCGGCCTGGAGCGGCGCACTCGACAGCCCGCCTGCGGTGGCCCGACTGGCCGCCCTCCGCCAACAAACGGAGGTCCATCGCCAACAACTGCATGACCTGGCAAACCAAATTGCCGCTCGCTAG
- the dxs gene encoding 1-deoxy-D-xylulose-5-phosphate synthase → MHLSELSHPNQLHGLSTAELEAIARQIRERHLEVVSTSGGHLGPGLGVVELTLALYQTLDLERDKVVWDVGHQAYPHKLVTGRYKNFDSLRQKNGVAGYLKRSESRFDHFGAGHASTSISAALGMALARDRRGEDFKCVAVIGDGALTGGMALEAINHAGHLPKTKLLVVLNDNDMSISPPVGALSTYLNRMRLSPPLQFLQGNAEEAIKHLPFLHGELPNELKTLKESMKRLAVPKVGAVFEELGFTYIGPIDGHDIAGMVRTFEQAHRTEGPVLVHVATTKGKGYAYAEADQVGYHAQSAFDLATGKAYPSSKPKPPGYSKVFGQTLVKLCEQDPTVVGITAAMATGTGLDLLEKALPDQYFDVGIAEQHAVTMAAGMACEGLKPVVAIYSTFLQRAFDQLIHDVGIQNLPVTFVLDRAGIVGADGPTHQGQYDISYFRAIPNFTVMAPKDEAELQRMLVTSIHHSGPCALRIPRGEGEGVPLAEEGFLPLEIGRGELLTDGDDLLIVAYGAMVGPAMATAGLLQEKGMRAAVINARFLRPLDEALILPMAQRIGRVVTMEEAALAGGFGSAVVEALVDHNVLVPVLRIGIADVLVDHASPDQSKQSLGLTPPQMADRILERYGSPLASNLAGASQPVAA, encoded by the coding sequence ATGCATCTCAGCGAGCTCAGTCATCCGAATCAGCTGCACGGCCTGAGCACGGCTGAGCTCGAAGCGATTGCCCGCCAGATCCGGGAGCGCCATCTGGAGGTGGTGAGCACTAGCGGCGGCCATCTCGGCCCAGGGCTAGGGGTGGTGGAGCTCACCCTTGCCCTCTACCAAACCCTCGACCTCGAGCGCGACAAGGTGGTTTGGGATGTGGGTCACCAGGCCTATCCCCACAAGTTGGTGACTGGGCGATACAAAAATTTTGACAGCCTGCGCCAGAAGAATGGGGTGGCGGGCTACCTCAAGCGGAGCGAGAGCCGTTTTGACCATTTCGGCGCCGGCCATGCCAGCACCTCCATCTCTGCTGCCCTGGGGATGGCCCTCGCCAGGGATCGCCGCGGCGAGGATTTCAAATGCGTAGCCGTGATCGGCGATGGGGCCCTCACCGGTGGCATGGCCCTGGAGGCGATCAACCATGCCGGCCACCTGCCGAAAACCAAGTTGCTGGTCGTGCTCAACGACAACGACATGTCGATCAGCCCGCCGGTGGGGGCCCTCTCCACCTATCTGAACCGCATGCGGCTGAGTCCGCCCCTGCAGTTCCTACAGGGCAATGCGGAGGAGGCGATCAAGCACCTGCCCTTCCTGCACGGCGAGCTGCCCAATGAACTCAAAACCCTCAAAGAGAGCATGAAGCGCCTGGCGGTCCCCAAGGTGGGAGCCGTGTTCGAGGAGTTGGGCTTCACCTACATCGGCCCGATCGATGGCCACGACATCGCCGGAATGGTGCGCACCTTTGAGCAGGCCCACCGCACTGAAGGTCCCGTGTTGGTGCATGTGGCCACCACCAAGGGCAAGGGTTACGCCTATGCGGAGGCCGATCAGGTCGGCTACCACGCCCAAAGTGCCTTCGACCTGGCCACCGGCAAGGCCTACCCCTCCAGCAAACCAAAACCGCCTGGCTACAGCAAGGTATTTGGCCAGACCCTGGTCAAGCTCTGTGAGCAGGACCCGACAGTGGTGGGCATCACCGCCGCCATGGCCACCGGCACCGGCCTCGACCTGCTCGAGAAGGCCCTGCCCGATCAGTATTTCGACGTTGGCATCGCCGAACAGCACGCCGTCACCATGGCAGCCGGCATGGCCTGTGAGGGTCTCAAGCCCGTGGTGGCGATCTACAGCACCTTCCTGCAGCGCGCCTTTGACCAGCTGATCCACGACGTGGGCATTCAGAATCTACCGGTCACCTTTGTTTTGGATCGGGCTGGCATCGTCGGGGCCGATGGTCCCACCCACCAAGGCCAATACGACATCAGCTATTTCCGCGCCATCCCCAATTTCACCGTGATGGCCCCCAAGGACGAGGCCGAGCTGCAGCGGATGCTGGTGACCTCTATCCACCACAGCGGCCCCTGTGCCCTGCGCATTCCCCGCGGGGAGGGTGAAGGGGTTCCCCTGGCCGAAGAGGGCTTTCTACCCCTGGAGATCGGTCGCGGCGAGCTGCTCACCGATGGCGATGACCTGCTGATCGTGGCCTACGGGGCCATGGTGGGTCCGGCCATGGCCACCGCCGGGCTGCTGCAGGAAAAGGGGATGCGAGCAGCGGTGATTAACGCCCGTTTTCTGCGACCCCTAGACGAGGCCCTAATTCTGCCGATGGCCCAACGTATCGGCCGGGTGGTGACCATGGAGGAAGCCGCCCTGGCCGGCGGCTTCGGCTCCGCCGTGGTCGAAGCGCTCGTAGACCACAACGTGCTCGTGCCGGTGCTGCGCATCGGCATTGCCGACGTGTTGGTTGACCACGCCAGCCCAGATCAAAGCAAGCAGAGCCTGGGCCTCACCCCACCCCAGATGGCCGATCGCATCTTGGAGCGCTACGGCTCTCCCCTGGCTTCGAACCTGGCAGGCGCCAGCCAGCCTGTAGCCGCCTGA
- the htpG gene encoding molecular chaperone HtpG, with the protein MLQAEQGQIQIHTENIFPIIKKAVYSGHEVFLRELVSNGVDAISKRRMAAMAGDCSEGPEARIAIRIDREKSTLTISDNGIGMSADEVKRYINQVAFSSAEDFLEKYKGENDAIIGHFGLGFYSSFMVAKQVELVTLSARGDSEAVRWSCDGSPNFSLEAAERSEPGTDVILHLMEEELEYIEPSRIRTLITTYCDFLPVEVQLEGETVNKRQAPWRQSARELSDNDYIELYRYLYPFQGDPLLWVHLNTDYPYNLQGILYFPKSSGRADWEKGEIKLYCNNVFVSDSIKEVVPRYLLPLRGVIDSPDIPLNVSRSALQTDRRVRSIGGFVAKKVGDRLKELYRDDPKRYAEIWESVAPFIKIGAMEDDKFADQVAELVLFGTSAAAAEGESPDPIPGEGGKAYTTLAGYRNRLEGANAKRILYCTDEAGQAGALALWKSQGAEVLLADTFIDTQFIPWLEYRHEDLKFQRVDSELDESLQEKEGELTDADGKDNSEKLRDLFKSALANDKVTIQVQALKGDNAPAALILLPEQMRRLNDMGALMEQRLPGLPDHHVLLVNRKHALVEGLLKLSAGAVITGAGGGSSPSQQLADDLGRHLYEMARLAVGGLEPNQLAGFQQRSADLMGRLMQRGL; encoded by the coding sequence GTGTTGCAGGCAGAACAGGGTCAGATCCAGATCCACACCGAAAACATTTTCCCGATCATCAAGAAGGCCGTCTACAGCGGCCACGAGGTGTTCCTGCGGGAATTGGTGAGCAATGGGGTCGATGCGATCAGTAAGCGACGCATGGCCGCCATGGCCGGCGACTGCAGCGAGGGCCCAGAAGCCAGGATTGCGATTCGTATTGATCGCGAGAAGAGCACCCTCACCATTTCAGATAACGGCATCGGCATGAGCGCTGATGAGGTCAAGCGCTACATCAACCAGGTGGCCTTTTCAAGCGCGGAGGATTTCCTTGAGAAATACAAGGGTGAAAACGACGCAATCATTGGCCATTTTGGCCTGGGGTTCTATTCCAGCTTCATGGTGGCCAAGCAGGTGGAACTGGTGACCCTCTCCGCCCGGGGTGACTCCGAGGCGGTGCGCTGGAGCTGTGATGGTTCACCCAACTTCAGTCTGGAGGCAGCCGAGCGCAGTGAGCCGGGCACTGATGTGATTTTGCACCTGATGGAAGAGGAGCTTGAATACATCGAGCCTTCCAGAATCCGCACCCTGATCACCACCTATTGCGACTTCCTGCCGGTGGAGGTTCAACTCGAGGGTGAAACAGTCAACAAGCGTCAAGCCCCCTGGCGCCAGAGCGCCCGTGAGCTGAGCGACAACGACTACATCGAGCTCTATCGCTACCTCTACCCTTTCCAGGGTGACCCCCTGCTCTGGGTACACCTCAATACCGACTACCCCTACAACCTGCAGGGCATCCTCTATTTTCCCAAATCAAGCGGTCGGGCTGACTGGGAAAAGGGCGAAATCAAGCTCTACTGCAACAACGTCTTCGTTAGCGACTCGATCAAGGAGGTGGTGCCCCGCTACCTCCTGCCCCTGCGCGGTGTGATCGATTCCCCCGACATTCCGCTGAACGTGAGCCGCTCGGCCCTGCAGACCGATCGGCGGGTGCGCTCAATCGGCGGCTTCGTGGCCAAGAAGGTGGGCGATCGTCTCAAGGAGCTGTACCGCGATGACCCCAAGCGCTACGCCGAGATCTGGGAGTCGGTGGCGCCTTTCATTAAGATCGGTGCCATGGAGGATGACAAGTTTGCCGACCAGGTGGCCGAACTGGTGCTCTTCGGCACGAGCGCTGCGGCTGCAGAAGGCGAAAGCCCCGATCCGATTCCGGGGGAGGGCGGCAAGGCTTACACCACCCTGGCGGGCTACCGCAACCGTCTCGAAGGTGCCAACGCCAAGCGCATTCTTTACTGCACCGATGAGGCCGGCCAGGCAGGTGCCCTCGCCCTGTGGAAAAGCCAGGGCGCCGAGGTGTTACTTGCTGACACCTTCATCGATACCCAGTTCATCCCCTGGCTCGAATATCGCCACGAAGACCTCAAGTTCCAGCGGGTGGACAGCGAACTGGATGAGTCCCTGCAGGAAAAGGAGGGTGAACTGACCGATGCGGACGGCAAGGACAACTCCGAGAAACTGCGCGACCTGTTCAAATCTGCCCTGGCCAACGACAAGGTGACCATCCAGGTGCAGGCCCTCAAAGGCGACAACGCCCCTGCGGCCCTGATCCTGTTGCCGGAGCAGATGCGCCGCCTTAACGACATGGGTGCCCTGATGGAGCAGCGTCTGCCAGGCCTGCCCGACCACCATGTGCTGCTTGTAAATCGCAAACACGCCCTAGTGGAGGGCCTGCTCAAGCTCTCGGCTGGCGCCGTGATCACCGGCGCAGGGGGGGGCAGCTCGCCCAGCCAGCAACTGGCCGATGACCTGGGTCGTCACCTCTACGAGATGGCGCGCCTGGCGGTGGGCGGCCTGGAGCCAAACCAGCTGGCCGGCTTCCAGCAGCGGAGTGCGGACCTGATGGGCCGACTGATGCAGCGAGGCCTGTAG
- a CDS encoding DUF3593 domain-containing protein, with protein MSGMGGVLSALAKIDPSPLFVLSLLPYLAFLWWASQVEGFPKLALRGFQCTLLFVGVTIGAAIVAQLRYGELLANVDALHGGAESLLTVSNLLVVLGFSGFGAALGRRQ; from the coding sequence ATGAGCGGCATGGGCGGCGTGCTCAGCGCTCTGGCCAAGATCGATCCCAGCCCCCTGTTCGTGCTGTCGCTGCTTCCCTATTTGGCCTTCCTCTGGTGGGCGAGCCAGGTGGAGGGATTTCCAAAACTGGCCCTGCGGGGTTTCCAGTGCACCCTCCTGTTCGTGGGCGTGACGATTGGGGCGGCCATCGTTGCCCAACTGCGCTACGGCGAATTGCTGGCCAACGTCGATGCCCTCCATGGCGGTGCCGAATCCCTGCTCACTGTCTCCAACCTGCTGGTGGTGCTCGGCTTCAGCGGCTTCGGCGCCGCGCTGGGCCGGAGGCAATGA
- a CDS encoding YggT family protein: MEALSFLLQVLAQTLSIYTLLLLVRVLLSWFPNLDWSNPLLSTVSSITDPYLNAFRGLIPPLGGLDLSAILAFLALQLVQSLLQGASVSVLGAGY, translated from the coding sequence ATGGAAGCTCTGAGTTTCTTGTTGCAGGTGCTGGCCCAGACCCTGAGCATCTACACCTTGCTGCTGTTGGTGCGGGTGCTGCTCAGCTGGTTCCCCAACCTGGACTGGAGCAATCCGCTACTTTCGACGGTGAGCTCGATCACAGACCCCTACCTCAACGCCTTCCGGGGGCTGATTCCGCCCCTGGGCGGCCTCGACCTCTCGGCGATTCTCGCCTTTCTGGCCCTGCAGTTGGTCCAGAGCCTGCTCCAGGGGGCCAGCGTTTCTGTGCTCGGCGCCGGCTACTGA
- the rpmB gene encoding 50S ribosomal protein L28, with protein MSRVCELTGKRANNGMAVSHSHVRTKKLQQVNLQERRLWWAEGNRFVNLRVSTRALKTIQKKGLGAYAKELGVNLAKI; from the coding sequence ATGTCCCGCGTCTGTGAGCTCACTGGCAAGCGAGCCAACAACGGCATGGCCGTATCCCACTCCCATGTGCGCACCAAGAAGCTCCAACAGGTGAACCTGCAGGAGCGCAGGCTTTGGTGGGCCGAAGGCAACCGTTTTGTCAATTTGCGCGTTTCTACCCGTGCCCTCAAAACCATCCAGAAAAAAGGTCTGGGTGCCTACGCCAAGGAACTCGGCGTGAACCTCGCCAAAATCTGA
- the ilvA gene encoding threonine ammonia-lyase, biosynthetic, which yields MSADPQTYLQRILRARVYDVAIESPLDPAPNLSARLHNRVFLKREDLQPVFSFKLRGAYNKMVGLSAAELERGVIAASAGNHAQGVALGAQKLGCRAVIVMPVTTPEMKVRAVAARGAEVVLHGDNYDAACAEATRLAQERGLSFIHPFDDPDVIAGQGTIGLEILRQCSSPPDVIYVAVGGGGLIAGIGVYVKTLWPQVQIVGVEPEDADAMTRSLAAGERVELEQVGLFADGVAVRRVGELTFALAQQTVDRMVTVNTDAICAAIKDVFEDTRSILEPAGALAVAGMKRDVEQQGLHGKTLVAVACGANMNFDRLRFVAERTEIGEDREAMLAVEIPEQTGSLRRFCAVLGQRNLTEFSYRLADPRVAHIFVGVQTSGSADEQDLIHDVRRAGFPCLDLSNDELAKLHLRHMVGGRLPASAGAALELGEELLYRFEFPEKPGALMAFVNALHASWNISIFHYRNHGADVGRIVVGVQVPRSERPQWQDFLAGLGYQHWDETDNPAYRLFLGPSTSPLPALA from the coding sequence ATGAGCGCCGATCCCCAGACCTACCTCCAGCGAATCCTGCGGGCCCGGGTCTACGACGTGGCCATTGAGTCGCCGCTCGATCCCGCCCCGAACCTCTCAGCCCGCTTGCACAACCGGGTTTTCCTCAAACGGGAGGACCTGCAGCCGGTCTTCAGCTTCAAGCTGCGGGGTGCCTACAACAAGATGGTGGGCCTGAGCGCGGCCGAGCTGGAACGCGGCGTGATTGCCGCCAGCGCCGGCAACCATGCCCAGGGGGTTGCCCTGGGGGCCCAGAAGCTGGGCTGCCGGGCCGTGATCGTGATGCCTGTCACCACGCCTGAGATGAAGGTCAGGGCTGTTGCCGCCCGGGGGGCCGAGGTGGTGCTGCACGGCGATAACTACGACGCGGCCTGCGCCGAGGCAACTCGCCTGGCCCAGGAGCGGGGCCTCAGTTTCATCCATCCCTTCGACGATCCCGATGTGATTGCCGGCCAGGGCACGATTGGGCTGGAGATCCTGCGCCAGTGTTCCTCACCACCTGATGTGATCTACGTGGCTGTGGGGGGCGGCGGACTGATTGCCGGCATCGGTGTTTACGTAAAGACCCTCTGGCCCCAGGTGCAGATCGTTGGCGTTGAGCCCGAGGACGCGGACGCCATGACCCGTTCCCTTGCCGCCGGCGAACGGGTGGAGCTGGAGCAAGTGGGTCTATTTGCCGACGGAGTGGCCGTGCGCAGGGTGGGGGAGCTCACCTTTGCCCTGGCCCAGCAGACAGTGGATCGGATGGTGACGGTGAACACCGACGCCATCTGCGCCGCCATCAAGGACGTGTTCGAAGACACCCGCTCGATCCTGGAGCCGGCCGGGGCCCTGGCGGTGGCGGGCATGAAGCGTGACGTGGAGCAGCAGGGATTGCATGGCAAAACCCTGGTGGCGGTGGCCTGCGGCGCCAACATGAACTTTGATCGCCTGCGCTTCGTGGCCGAACGCACGGAGATCGGCGAAGACCGTGAGGCGATGTTGGCGGTGGAAATTCCCGAGCAAACCGGCAGCCTGAGGCGCTTCTGTGCCGTGCTGGGCCAGCGCAACCTCACCGAATTCAGCTACCGCCTGGCCGATCCCCGGGTGGCCCATATCTTCGTTGGGGTGCAGACCAGCGGCTCGGCCGATGAACAGGACCTGATCCACGACGTGCGCCGGGCGGGGTTCCCCTGTCTCGACCTCTCCAACGACGAACTCGCCAAGCTGCACCTGCGCCACATGGTGGGTGGACGCCTACCAGCCAGTGCTGGGGCCGCCCTCGAGCTGGGTGAGGAGCTGCTCTACCGCTTCGAATTCCCGGAAAAACCAGGCGCCCTGATGGCCTTCGTCAACGCCCTGCACGCCAGTTGGAATATCAGCATTTTTCACTACCGCAATCACGGAGCTGACGTGGGTCGGATCGTGGTGGGCGTGCAGGTGCCCCGCAGCGAGAGGCCGCAGTGGCAGGACTTCCTTGCCGGTTTGGGCTACCAGCACTGGGACGAAACCGACAATCCTGCCTACCGGCTGTTCCTCGGCCCCAGCACCAGCCCCCTGCCGGCCCTGGCATGA
- a CDS encoding peroxiredoxin, with translation MRRRALLQALAAVAPLYAGGLGIISFARRAEAIGGTLPLLNQPAPDFSLAGIAPAGKGEVVETRLQLADFGGSWLVLYFYPRDFTGGCTIEARGFQQDLAAFKAAGTAVVGVSADDADSHAEFCSSEGLAFPLLSDPAGKVSRAYGSWIAPFSQRHTFLIDPAGVLRANWLAVRPSGHSVEVLTTLQGLQAG, from the coding sequence ATGCGGCGCCGGGCACTTTTGCAGGCATTGGCGGCGGTTGCCCCCCTCTACGCAGGTGGTTTAGGCATCATCTCGTTCGCCCGTCGGGCCGAGGCCATCGGTGGAACCTTGCCGCTGTTGAACCAGCCTGCGCCAGATTTCAGCCTGGCTGGCATCGCACCAGCTGGCAAGGGGGAGGTAGTGGAGACCAGGCTTCAACTGGCCGATTTTGGTGGCAGCTGGCTGGTGCTCTACTTCTATCCCCGGGATTTCACCGGCGGTTGCACCATCGAGGCCCGTGGCTTCCAGCAAGATCTTGCCGCCTTCAAGGCCGCTGGCACAGCGGTTGTAGGTGTCAGTGCCGATGACGCCGACTCCCATGCTGAGTTCTGCAGCAGTGAGGGCCTGGCCTTCCCCCTGCTGTCCGATCCAGCCGGCAAGGTCAGCAGGGCCTACGGCAGCTGGATCGCGCCCTTCTCCCAACGCCACACATTTTTGATCGATCCGGCCGGGGTGTTGCGGGCCAACTGGCTGGCCGTACGGCCCAGTGGCCACAGCGTCGAGGTGCTTACAACCCTGCAGGGGCTCCAGGCCGGCTGA
- a CDS encoding DUF2499 domain-containing protein — translation MHALSLPTWWIHITSVLEWVVAMLAVQRLGVHRREGGWRWLSLAMLPALVSAMAACTWHLFDNSPELFGLVVFQAGLTAIGNAALALAAWNLLRQQRQVNS, via the coding sequence ATGCATGCGCTCTCCCTGCCCACCTGGTGGATCCACATCACCTCCGTACTGGAGTGGGTAGTTGCCATGCTGGCTGTGCAGCGGCTCGGGGTGCACCGGCGGGAGGGGGGCTGGCGTTGGTTGAGCCTGGCCATGCTGCCTGCCCTGGTCAGTGCCATGGCTGCCTGCACCTGGCATCTGTTTGACAACAGCCCCGAGCTCTTCGGCCTGGTGGTTTTCCAGGCTGGTCTCACCGCCATCGGCAACGCTGCCCTGGCCCTGGCCGCCTGGAACCTGCTGCGTCAACAGCGCCAGGTCAATTCATGA
- the psaK gene encoding photosystem I reaction center subunit PsaK has product MITPLLALAPASISWSPKVALVMIVCNVIAIAIGKATIKQPNVGLQLPSPTLFGGFSHGAMLGTLSLGHILGMGAILGLASRGVV; this is encoded by the coding sequence ATGATTACTCCCCTTCTAGCTTTGGCCCCTGCTTCCATCTCCTGGTCGCCCAAGGTGGCGTTGGTGATGATCGTCTGCAACGTAATTGCCATTGCGATTGGCAAGGCCACCATCAAGCAACCCAACGTGGGTCTGCAGCTACCCAGCCCGACCCTGTTTGGTGGTTTCAGCCACGGCGCCATGCTCGGCACCCTCAGCCTCGGTCACATCCTCGGCATGGGCGCGATCCTTGGCCTGGCCTCCCGCGGGGTGGTCTGA
- the scpB gene encoding SMC-Scp complex subunit ScpB, protein MQTGAPAEAIENLSLPARIEAILYLKGRPLTLAELAAIAMVSREEAELGLITLITDYAHRDTALEVRQEGKCYSLQLREGLGDLVQNLLPVDLSTAALRTLATIALKKRILQSELVELRGSGAYDHIKELLAQNFIERKRQSDGRSYWLTLGEKFHRTFAIRAEDLQARTPTTTKGWQTAA, encoded by the coding sequence ATGCAGACAGGTGCCCCAGCTGAGGCGATTGAGAACCTCTCCTTACCTGCTCGGATTGAGGCGATTCTCTATCTAAAAGGCAGGCCCCTGACCCTGGCCGAACTGGCCGCCATTGCCATGGTCAGCCGCGAGGAGGCTGAGCTCGGCCTGATCACCCTGATCACCGACTACGCCCACCGCGACACCGCCCTGGAGGTGCGCCAGGAAGGCAAGTGCTACAGCCTGCAGTTGCGGGAGGGCCTGGGCGATCTGGTTCAGAACCTCTTACCCGTCGACCTCTCCACCGCCGCCCTGCGCACCCTGGCCACAATCGCCCTCAAAAAGCGCATTCTCCAATCTGAATTGGTGGAGCTGCGTGGCTCTGGGGCCTATGACCACATTAAAGAGCTGCTGGCCCAGAACTTCATCGAGCGCAAGCGCCAGAGCGACGGCCGTTCCTACTGGCTCACCCTGGGCGAAAAATTCCATCGCACCTTTGCCATCAGGGCCGAAGACCTGCAAGCTCGAACCCCCACCACAACGAAAGGTTGGCAAACCGCTGCCTAG